Proteins encoded by one window of Arabidopsis thaliana chromosome 2, partial sequence:
- the SPIK gene encoding Shaker pollen inward K+ channel (Shaker pollen inward K+ channel (SPIK); FUNCTIONS IN: inward rectifier potassium channel activity, cyclic nucleotide binding, potassium channel activity; INVOLVED IN: pollen tube growth; LOCATED IN: membrane; EXPRESSED IN: 6 plant structures; EXPRESSED DURING: L mature pollen stage, M germinated pollen stage, 4 anthesis, petal differentiation and expansion stage; CONTAINS InterPro DOMAIN/s: Cyclic nucleotide-binding (InterPro:IPR000595), Potassium channel, voltage-dependent, EAG/ELK/ERG (InterPro:IPR003938), Protein of unknown function DUF3354 (InterPro:IPR021789), Ankyrin repeat-containing domain (InterPro:IPR020683), Ion transport (InterPro:IPR005821), Cyclic nucleotide-binding-like (InterPro:IPR018490), RmlC-like jelly roll fold (InterPro:IPR014710), Ankyrin repeat (InterPro:IPR002110); BEST Arabidopsis thaliana protein match is: K+ transporter 5 (TAIR:AT4G32500.1); Has 83148 Blast hits to 34215 proteins in 1581 species: Archae - 129; Bacteria - 8355; Metazoa - 40552; Fungi - 7952; Plants - 3977; Viruses - 1178; Other Eukaryotes - 21005 (source: NCBI BLink).), which translates to MEKKKVWFWGVKDDGEGGGGRGGGRTKDAEDDVADHLSRDGTMSQYSLSKGLLPSLGANNRSSRDVILPRFIVSPFDPRYRAWETFLVFLVLYTAWASPFEFGFLQKPRPPLSILDNIVNGFFAVDIVLTFFVAFLDKVTYLLVDDPKRIAWRYASTWLIFDVVSTFPYEIFGSLLHESIQGYGIFSMLRLWRLRRVSNCFARLEKDRKYSYFWVRCSKLLLVTLFVIHCGACFLYSIAAHYPDPSKTFMALTDENWKESPIAVRYNTAMYWSITTFSTTGYGDIHGVNSREMTFILFYMVFNLGLSAYIIGNMTNLVVHVTGRTRKFRDTIQAASGFGQRNNLPVRLQDQMVAHLCLRYRTDSEGLQQQEIIDSLPKAIRSSISHYLFYEVVDKIYLFHGISNDLLFQLVTEMKAEYFPPKEDVILQNEAPTDFYILVTGAVDIIARVNGVEQVVSEAQRGHVFGEVGVLCYRPQLFTVRTKRLSQLLRLNRTVLLNLVQANVGDGAIIMNNLLQHLKDSEDPVMKGVLADTEHMLAQGKMDLPLSLCFAAARGDDLLLHQLLRRGSSPNEMDKDGRTALHIAASKGSHYCVVLLLEHGADPNIRDSEGNVPLWEAIIGRHREIAKLLAENGAKLSLDSVSYFSGLAVEKNCLDALKDIIKYGGDVTLPDGNGTTALHRAVSEGHLEIVKFLLDQGADLDWPDSYGWTPRGLADHQGNEEIKTLFHNHRPVEKKPKPIPGIPQSPVTGKPLMKYSSEPTMHSGELVLDGGQVVVSQKRKLNNFRNSLFGIISAANSADDGGEVPRSPAVPGGGGSMIYPERVTISSPENGETGGKVVLLPNSMEELLKIGENKMGFVPTKVLTREGAEIDDITLIRDGDFLLLSRDP; encoded by the exons atggagaagaagaaggtatgGTTTTGGGGTGTGAAAGACGACGGCGAAGGAGGCGGAggcagaggaggaggaagaaccAAAGATGCGGAGGATGATGTTGCTGACCATTTATCTCGCGACGGGACGATGAGTCAGTATAGCCTTAGCAAAGgccttcttccttctcttggAGCCAACAATCGTTCCTCTCGTGACGTCATTCTCCCTCGCTTCATCGTCTCTCCTTTTGATCCTCGTTACAG AGCGTGGGAGacgtttttggtgtttttggtgCTCTACACAGCTTGGGCATCACCTTTTGAATTTGGGTTTCTGCAAAAGCCAAGACCACCTCTCAGTATTCTCGATAACATTGTCAACGGGTTTTTCGCTGTTGATATAGTCTTGACATTCTTTGTTGCCTTCTTGGACAAGGTAACTTATCTTCTTGTCGATGATCCAAAGAGAATAGCTTGGAGATATGCGTCGACTTGGCTGATTTTCGACGTGGTTTCCACATTTCCTTACGAAATTTTTGGGAGCTTGCTTCATGAGAGTATTCAGGGATATGGTATTTTCAGTATGCTACGTTTATGGCGTCTTCGTAGGGTCAGTAATTGTTTTGCCAG GTTAGAGAAAGACAGGAAATACAGTTACTTTTGGGTTCGCTGCTCGAAGCTTCTCCTT GTTACTCTTTTTGTGATTCATTGTGGTGCTTGTTTCCTCTATTCCATTGCTGCACATTATCCAGATCCATCCAAGACGTTTATGGCATTAACCGATGAAAATTGGAAAGAGTCTCCTATTGCAGTGCGGTATAACACGGCAATGTATTGGTCCATAACTACTTTCTCCACAACTGGTTATGGTGATATACATGGTGTTAACTCAAGAGAGATGACTTTCATTCTTTTCTACATGGTTTTTAATCTTGGACTGTCAGCATATATAATTGGTAATATGACCAACTTGGTGGTTCATGTGACCGGCCGCACCAGAAAATTT AGAGATACCATCCAAGCCGCATCAGGGTTTGGTCAGAGGAACAATCTGCCAGTGCGGTTACAAGATCAGATGGTTGCTCATTTGTGTTTGAGGTACAGAACTGATTCAGAAGGCTTACAGCAGCAAGAAATAATCGATTCTCTTCCCAAAGCTATTCGGTCCAGCATATCACATTATCTGTTCTATGAAGTTGTTGACAAAATTTACTTGTTCCATGGAATATCCAATGATCTTCTTTTCCAGTTG GTCACGGAAATGAAAGCAGAGTATTTTCCTCCCAAAGAAGATGTGATTTTGCAAAATGAAGCCCCAACAGATTTCTACATATTGGTGACCGGAGCTGTT GACATAATTGCACGTGTAAATGGAGTGGAGCAG GTAGTTAGTGAAGCACAGAGAGGACATGTTTTTGGTGAAGTTGGGGTACTATGTTACAGACCGCAGCTGTTTACTGTTCGTACCAAGCGATTGAGTCAGTTGCTTCGTCTGAACCGTACAGTACTCTTAAATCTTGTTCAGGCAAATGTAGGAGATGGAGCAATAATCATGAATAATCTTCTTCAG CATTTAAAAGACTCAGAAGATCCAGTGATGAAAGGCGTTTTGGCTGATACAGAACACATGTTGGCTCAAGGGAAAATGGATTTACCTCTCAGCTTGTGCTTTGCTGCAGCCAGAGGAGATGATTTATTGCTGCATCAGTTACTAAGACGAGGCTCAAGCCCTAATGAAATGGATAAGGACGGGCGAACTGCGCTG CATATAGCAGCATCAAAGGGAAGCCATTATTGCGTCGTTTTACTTCTCGAACATGGAGCAGATCCTAACATTAGAG ATTCCGAAGGCAATGTACCCTTGTGGGAAGCAATCATAGGAAGACATAGAGAAATTGCTAAACTCCTTGCAGAGAATGGAGCAAAGCTAAGCTTAGACTCAGTGAGCTATTTCTCTGGCTTAGCCGTGGAGAAAAACTGCTTAGACGCACTCAAAGACATCATCAAATATGGCGGCGACGTCACACTCCCTGATGGAAACGGAACCACAGCTTTACACAGAGCAGTGTCAGAAGGACACTTGGAGATTGTGAAGTTCTTACTAGACCAAGGTGCTGACTTGGACTGGCCGGATTCTTACGGATGGACTCCTCGTGGTCTTGCCGATCATCAAGGgaatgaagaaatcaaaaccttGTTTCATAATCACAGGCCTGTGGAGAAAAAACCGAAACCTATCCCTGGAATACCTCAGAGTCCTGTGACAGGGAAGCCATTAATGAAGTATAGCAGTGAGCCTACAATGCATTCAGGAGAACTCGTCTTAGACGGGGGTCAGGTTGTTGTTTCTCAGAAACGGAAACTCAATAACTTCAGAAACTCGCTCTTCGGAATCATTTCAGCTGCAAATAGCG CTGATGATGGAGGAGAAGTTCCAAGAAGTCCAGCGGTTCCTGGAGGAGGAGGTAGTATGATTTATCCGGAGAGAGTGACGATAAGTTCGCCGGAAAACGGTGAAACTGGTGGAAAAGTTGTTTTGTTACCAAATTCTATGGAAGAGCTATTGAAAATTGGTGAAAATAAGATGGGATTCGTCCCAACTAAAGTACTTACGAGAGAAGGAGCTGAAATTGACGACATCACTCTTATCAGAGATGGCGATTTTCTCCTTCTATCAAGGGATCCTTGA
- the MEF8 gene encoding Tetratricopeptide repeat (TPR)-like superfamily protein (Tetratricopeptide repeat (TPR)-like superfamily protein; CONTAINS InterPro DOMAIN/s: Pentatricopeptide repeat (InterPro:IPR002885); BEST Arabidopsis thaliana protein match is: Pentatricopeptide repeat (PPR) superfamily protein (TAIR:AT4G32450.1); Has 21306 Blast hits to 10572 proteins in 176 species: Archae - 0; Bacteria - 9; Metazoa - 6; Fungi - 21; Plants - 21172; Viruses - 0; Other Eukaryotes - 98 (source: NCBI BLink).) gives MYTKLSLFPRKSSSLLSIANEKRIHQFLRNLCTAVERLDFGNSNDSSEMNPREGYNGRIQNRTGSSGEVSESIHTQSQSLGSNQGRNEQSWKQSPSLSNSQVQSQYQGNWYGTNSDYQNGVGSSWHSGKTIDREVYDMIMEFDEYCIQENVRVALTTMEKLEKKGYVMDFVRLLKLTQLCREGNVYYEVSVLEEAKVSVLAKIRALVNNLEANYLKYYTDIMIEEYDAFCKHGKVKKALYTIDILASMNYVVDLSRLLRLAKICGEAEGLQEAKTVHGKISASVSHLDLSSNHVLLEMYSNCGLANEAASVFEKMSEKNLETWCIIIRCFAKNGFGEDAIDMFSRFKEEGNIPDGQLFRGIFYACGMLGDVDEGLLHFESMSRDYGIAPSIEDYVSLVEMYALPGFLDEALEFVERMPMEPNVDVWETLMNLSRVHGNLELGDYCAEVVEFLDPTRLNKQSREGFIPVKASDVEKESLKKRSGILHGVKSSMQEFRAGDTNLPENDELFQLLRNLKMHMVEVGYVAETRMALHDIDQESKETLLLGHSERIAFARAVLNSAPRKPFTVIKNLRVCVDCHNALKIMSDIVGREVITRDIKRFHQMKNGACTCKDYW, from the coding sequence ATGTATACGAAGTTATCATTGTTCCCCAGAAAGAGTTCTTCACTACTCTCCATAGCCAACGAGAAAAGGATCCATCAATTTCTGAGGAATCTCTGCACGGCTGTTGAAAGGTTAGATTTTGGAAACTCTAATGATTCGTCAGAAATGAACCCTAGAGAAGGGTATAATGGACGAATCCAGAACCGAACTGGGAGCTCTGGGGAAGTTAGTGAAAGTATTCACACACAAAGTCAGAGTCTGGGTTCGAATCAGGGAAGAAATGAGCAGTCATGGAAGCAGAGTCCTAGTTTGTCTAATTCTCAAGTCCAATCTCAATATCAAGGCAATTGGTACGGGACAAACTCTGATTATCAGAATGGTGTAGGATCGTCTTGGCATTCAGGTAAGACTATTGATCGCGAGGTATATGACATGATTATGGAATTTGATGAATATTGCATACAAGAGAATGTAAGAGTGGCCTTAACGACTATGGAAAAACTGGAGAAGAAGGGTTATGTTATGGATTTTGTTAGACTCTTAAAGTTAACACAGCTATGTAGGGAAGGAAATGTTTATTACGAAGTCAGTGTTTTAGAAGAAGCCAAGGTTTCTGTTCTAGCGAAGATCAGAGCTTTAGTTAACAATTTAGAAGCGAATTATTTGAAGTATTATACTGACATCATGATTGAGGAATATGATGCATTTTGCAAACACGGTAAAGTGAAAAAAGCGTTGTATACTATAGATATATTGGCAAGTATGAATTATGTTGTGGATTTGAGTAGACTTTTACGGTTAGCGAAGATTTGTGGGGAAGCAGAGGGTTTACAAGAGGCCAAGACTGTTCATGGGAAGATTAGTGCTTCCGTTAGCCATTTAGATTTGAGTTCTAACCATGTATTGTTAGAAATGTACTCAAACTGTGGGTTGGCGAATGAAGCAGCGAgtgtttttgagaaaatgtCTGAGAAGAATTTAGAGACTTGGTGCATTATAATAAGATGTTTTGCAAAGAATGGTTTTGGGGAAGACGCTATTGATATGTTTAGTCGCtttaaagaagaaggaaatataCCTGATGGTCAATTATTTAGAGGAATATTCTATGCTTGTGGTATGCTAGGTGATGTTGATGAGGGACTATTACACTTTGAGTCAATGTCCAGAGACTACGGCATTGCCCCTTCCATTGAAGACTATGTAAGCCTCGTTGAGATGTATGCGTTACCCGGATTTTTAGATGAGGCTTTGGAATTTGTGGAGAGAATGCCGATGGAGCCAAATGTTGATGTTTGGGAAACATTGATGAATCTTTCTCGAGTTCATGGGAATTTAGAACTTGGAGACTACTGTGCTGAGGTTGTTGAATTTTTAGATCCTACACGGTTGAACAAACAATCTCGGGAAGGATTTATACCGGTTAAGGCATCAGATGTTGAGAAAGAGAGTCTAAAGAAAAGGTCAGGAATTCTTCACGGAGTCAAAAGTAGTATGCAGGAATTTAGGGCAGGGGATACCAATCTTCCTGAGAATGATGAACTGTTCCAGCTATTGAGGAATTTAAAGATGCATATGGTGGAAGTGGGCTATGTCGCTGAAACAAGAATGGCTTTGCATGATATAGACCAAGAGAGTAAAGAGACATTACTTCTTGGTCATAGCGAGAGAATAGCTTTTGCTCGTGCTGTTCTCAACAGCGCCCCCCGTAAACCTTTCACTGTGATCAAAAACCTTCGTGTGTGTGTTGATTGTCATAACGCATTGAAGATCATGTCAGATATAGTTGGTAGAGAAGTGATCACGCGAGATATAAAGAGATTCCACCAAATGAAAAACGGGGCTTGCACCTGTAAAGATTATTGGTGA
- a CDS encoding Plant Tudor-like protein (Plant Tudor-like protein; FUNCTIONS IN: RNA binding; INVOLVED IN: biological_process unknown; EXPRESSED IN: 24 plant structures; EXPRESSED DURING: 14 growth stages; CONTAINS InterPro DOMAIN/s: Tudor-like, plant (InterPro:IPR014002), Agenet (InterPro:IPR008395); BEST Arabidopsis thaliana protein match is: Plant Tudor-like RNA-binding protein (TAIR:AT4G32440.3); Has 129 Blast hits to 122 proteins in 12 species: Archae - 0; Bacteria - 0; Metazoa - 0; Fungi - 0; Plants - 129; Viruses - 0; Other Eukaryotes - 0 (source: NCBI BLink).), which yields MRFRRGSRVEVFSIKEASYGVWRSAEIISGNGHTYNVRYYSFEIANNEVVEDRVPRKIIRPCPPQVDVDRWEAGELVEVLDNNISWKTATVLEVLSGRYYVVRLLGAKAELTVHKVYLRARQSWQDERWVMIGKETSVASLRVLKRPSPCDWAESAESCTRSPKKIRSLEEEGHQHRFASSSAQKVYNDSSERRGVELYVKASCNENKSGFRQMVRMVPTLVVVMLNLQKKHLDAEMKLGENIHYQPKDNHLQSAGWISLPTIANVTSRLWNCPCLFVGGICTVGLVIKIYRKVLNFYEIKAMTFQAELPSLKKLKRLREEEEALRIAMFLCHHYRFYIRLYSTLRKIIELNISDSLELMLIQNFMVVTKLMNNIMICINL from the exons ATGAGATTCAGAAGAGGAAGTAGAGTTGAGGTGTTTAGCATCAAAGAAGCCTCTTATGGTGTGTGGCGATCAGCGGAGATTATATCTGGTAATGGTCACACTTACAATGTTAGATATTACTCTTTTGAAATTGCTAACAATGAGGTTGTTGAGGATAGAGTTCCAAGGAAGATAATTAGGCCGTGTCCTCCGCAAGTAGATGTTGATAGATGGGAAGCTGGTGAATTGGTTGAGGTTcttgataataatatttcatGGAAAACTGCTACTGTCTTGGAGGTGTTATCTGGAAGATATTATGTTGTTCGGTTACTTGGTGCTAAAGCAGAACTCACGGTTCACAAAGTTTACCTCAGGGCTAGACAATCTTGGCAAGATGAAAGATGGGTTATGATTGGAAAG GAGACTAGTGTTGCTTCTTTAAGAGTGTTGAAGAGACCTTCACCATGTGATTGGGCGGAGTCTGCTGAATCATGCACTAGAAGTCCTAAGAAGATACGATCATTGGAGGAAGAAGGACACCAGCACcggtttgcttcttcttcagcacAGAAGGTATATAATGATAGTTCTGAACGTAGGGGTGTTGAATTGTACGTGAAAGCTTCGTGTAACGAGAATAAAAGTGGTTTCCGTCAAATGGTCAGG ATGGTGCCGACTCTTGTAGTAGTGATGCTGAATCTTCAAAAGAAGCATCTGGATGCAGAGATGAAGCTAGGCGAAAACATTCATTATCAG CCGAAGGATAATCATTTACAGTCTGCAGGTTGGATAAGTTTGCCGACGATTG CAAATGTGACCAGTAGATTGTGGAACTGTCCATGCTTGTTTGTTGGTGGTATATGTACAGTTGGCCTGGTCATCAAAATCTACAGAAAAGTACTcaatttttatgaaatcaaGGCTATGACATTTCAAGCTGAATTACCGAG CttaaagaaattgaaaagactcagagaggaagaagaagccttGCGAATTGCGATGTTCTTATGCCATCACTATCGGTTTTATATTCGCTTATACTCTAcactaagaaaaataatcgAATTGAATATTTCTGATTCTTTAGAACTCATgttaattcaaaattttatggttGTTACAAAACTTATGAACAACATTATGATCTGCATTAACTTATAA
- a CDS encoding ATPase, F0/V0 complex, subunit C protein (ATPase, F0/V0 complex, subunit C protein; FUNCTIONS IN: ATPase activity; INVOLVED IN: ATP synthesis coupled proton transport; LOCATED IN: vacuole; EXPRESSED IN: 24 plant structures; EXPRESSED DURING: 15 growth stages; CONTAINS InterPro DOMAIN/s: ATPase, F0/V0 complex, subunit C (InterPro:IPR002379), ATPase, V0 complex, proteolipid subunit C (InterPro:IPR000245); BEST Arabidopsis thaliana protein match is: ATPase, F0/V0 complex, subunit C protein (TAIR:AT4G32530.1); Has 2203 Blast hits to 1865 proteins in 426 species: Archae - 105; Bacteria - 196; Metazoa - 767; Fungi - 479; Plants - 333; Viruses - 0; Other Eukaryotes - 323 (source: NCBI BLink).), with the protein MSGVAIHASSWGAALVRISPYTFSAIGIAISIGVSVLGAAWGIYITGSSLIGAAIEAPRITSKNLISVIFCEAVAIYGVIVAIILQTKLESVPSSKMYDAESLRAGYAIFASGIIVGFANLVCGLCVGIIGSSCALSDAQNSTLFVKILVIEIFGSALGLFGVIVGIIMSAQATWPTK; encoded by the exons atgtCCGGTGTGGCTATTCATGCGAGTTCATGGGGCGCGGCTCTGGTGAGAATCTCCCCGTACACTTTCTCCGCCATCGGAATCGCCATCTCCATCGGCGTCTCTGTTCTTGGTGCTGCCTG GGGAATTTACATTACCGGAAGTAGTTTGATCGGTGCCGCCATTGAAGCTCCTCGAATCACTTCCAAGAATCTCATCAG TGTAATCTTCTGTGAAGCCGTGGCTATATACGGTGTTATTGTGGCAATCATATTACAAACGAAGTTGGAGAGTGTACCATCATCAAAGATGTATGATGCTGAGTCTCTAAGAGCTGGATATGCAATCTTTGCTTCTGGAATCATTGTTGGATTCGCAAACCTTGTATGCGG GTTATGTGTAGGAATCATTGGAAGCAGTTGCGCATTGTCTGATGCTCAGAACTCGACGCTCTTTGTTAAGATTCTTGTGATTGAGATCTTTGGGAGTGCTCTCGGGTTATTTGGAGTTATCGTTGGGATTATTATGTCAGCTCAAGCTACATGGCCTACAAAATAG
- a CDS encoding DNA-directed RNA polymerase subunit beta (unknown protein; FUNCTIONS IN: molecular_function unknown; INVOLVED IN: biological_process unknown; LOCATED IN: chloroplast; Has 75 Blast hits to 75 proteins in 20 species: Archae - 2; Bacteria - 4; Metazoa - 0; Fungi - 0; Plants - 36; Viruses - 0; Other Eukaryotes - 33 (source: NCBI BLink).): MSFGSLVLPSPPSSLSANVKHFNGYGRLNRNLVRASSSDVPDFLSADWLESRRKRPFGPRLDFSAEDAVRHQLDALKYNDHPRDDYGIEVMYRFAGFDPFERSTYFGPFFDLGQFERFRRIFHHSSYRVLLGHKDRKLLSSLFVEENRFKQRIWIQGNRPEEEEIFEFTMFQRIGGSWDGYWLTESLLHDGDVFSGGMAY; this comes from the exons ATGTCGTTTGGGTCTCTCGTGCTTCCATCTCCACCTTCCTCCTTGTCTGCAAATGTCAAGCATTTCAATGGCTACGGTAGGCTTAATCGTAATCTCGTGCGAGCTTCTTCGTCCGATGTTCCCGATTTCCTCTCTGCCGATTG GTTGGAGAGCCGTAGGAAACGACCTTTTGGCCCCAGACTTGAT TTTAGTGCAGAAGACGCTGTTCGACATCAGCTTGATGCATTGAAGTATAATGACCATCCTCGTGATGATTATGGCATTGAGGTCATGTATCGG tTTGCTGGATTCGATCCATTTGAGAGATCCACCTATTTCGGTCCTTTCTTTGATCTTGGACAG TTTGAAAGGTTTAGGCGTATTTTTCATCACTCGTCTTACCGTGTGTTGCTTGGTCACAAGGATAGAAAACTTTTAAGCAGTTTGTTCGTGGAGGAG AATCGTTTCAAGCAGAGGATCTGGATTCAGGGAAATCGAcctgaagaggaagagatatTTGAATTCACAATGTTCCAG CGAATAGGCGGTTCATGGGATGGATATTGGTTGACAGAAAGCTTGCTTCATGACGGAGATGTGTTTTCAGGAGGGATGGCTTACTGA
- a CDS encoding ATPase, F0/V0 complex, subunit C protein yields the protein MVIEFTRIHQRVIWSCSISDRTGSVNHLLLRKTEKETNQIHSYQRDREKMSGVAIHASSWGAALVRISPYTFSAIGIAISIGVSVLGAAWGIYITGSSLIGAAIEAPRITSKNLISVIFCEAVAIYGVIVAIILQTKLESVPSSKMYDAESLRAGYAIFASGIIVGFANLVCGLCVGIIGSSCALSDAQNSTLFVKILVIEIFGSALGLFGVIVGIIMSAQATWPTK from the exons ATGGTAATTGAATTCACGCGCATTCATCAGCGCGTGATTTGGAGTTGCTCAATTTCAGATCGCACAGGCTCTGTTAATCATCTCCTCCTCCGaaagacagagaaagagacaaatcaaattcattcatatcaaagagatagagagaaaatgtCCGGTGTGGCTATTCATGCGAGTTCATGGGGCGCGGCTCTGGTGAGAATCTCCCCGTACACTTTCTCCGCCATCGGAATCGCCATCTCCATCGGCGTCTCTGTTCTTGGTGCTGCCTG GGGAATTTACATTACCGGAAGTAGTTTGATCGGTGCCGCCATTGAAGCTCCTCGAATCACTTCCAAGAATCTCATCAG TGTAATCTTCTGTGAAGCCGTGGCTATATACGGTGTTATTGTGGCAATCATATTACAAACGAAGTTGGAGAGTGTACCATCATCAAAGATGTATGATGCTGAGTCTCTAAGAGCTGGATATGCAATCTTTGCTTCTGGAATCATTGTTGGATTCGCAAACCTTGTATGCGG GTTATGTGTAGGAATCATTGGAAGCAGTTGCGCATTGTCTGATGCTCAGAACTCGACGCTCTTTGTTAAGATTCTTGTGATTGAGATCTTTGGGAGTGCTCTCGGGTTATTTGGAGTTATCGTTGGGATTATTATGTCAGCTCAAGCTACATGGCCTACAAAATAG